A window from Carbonactinospora thermoautotrophica encodes these proteins:
- the lipB gene encoding lipoyl(octanoyl) transferase LipB, translating to MTELVYIHAGFDDQAVPYEEAWAQQRRLHEARVAGEIPDTCLLLEHQPVYTAGKRTSTWDRPIGPSPAPVIDVDRGGKITWHGPGQLVGYPIVKLPDPVDVVAYVRRLEEVLIRVCADLGLETDRVEGRSGVWVLGRDGAPDRKIAAIGIRVARGVTMHGFALNCDCDLSWFDAIVPCGIRDAGVTSLSRELGRRVTVAEAVPLVERRLAEVLGLTPRAATGVQDAASAR from the coding sequence GTGACCGAACTCGTGTACATCCACGCCGGCTTCGACGACCAGGCGGTGCCCTACGAGGAGGCCTGGGCGCAGCAGCGGCGTCTCCACGAGGCACGGGTGGCCGGCGAGATCCCGGACACCTGCCTGCTGCTGGAACACCAGCCCGTGTACACCGCGGGCAAGCGGACCAGCACGTGGGACCGGCCGATCGGCCCGTCGCCCGCGCCGGTGATCGACGTCGACCGCGGCGGCAAGATCACCTGGCACGGTCCCGGCCAGCTGGTCGGATACCCGATCGTGAAGCTTCCCGATCCGGTCGACGTGGTCGCCTACGTGCGGCGGCTGGAGGAGGTCCTGATCCGCGTGTGCGCCGACCTGGGCCTGGAGACGGACCGGGTCGAGGGCCGCAGCGGGGTGTGGGTGCTCGGCCGCGACGGCGCCCCGGACCGCAAGATCGCCGCGATCGGCATCCGCGTCGCGCGGGGCGTGACCATGCACGGGTTCGCGCTCAACTGCGACTGCGACCTGTCCTGGTTCGACGCCATCGTGCCCTGCGGGATCCGTGACGCCGGGGTGACCTCCCTCAGCCGCGAGCTCGGCCGCCGGGTCACGGTCGCCGAGGCGGTTCCGCTCGTGGAGAGGCGCCTGGCCGAGGTGCTCGGCCTCACCCCGCGGGCGGCGACCGGCGTGCAGGACGCGGCCTCCGCACGCTGA
- a CDS encoding NAD(P)/FAD-dependent oxidoreductase, translating to MAVPRRADVVVVGAGVAGLTAARHLVAAGVEVAVLEAGDAVGGRVRTDLVDGFRLDRGFQRFNTAFPEPRRLLDLDALELRPLHPGLMVYVEGRRHRLAYPRCRPQDALPSWRAPVGSVADKARLATLLARLAAMPVERILQAPERTTAEALAERGFSPRIVERLLRPFLAGLFGETELTTSSRFTDLMLRCLARGGVCVPAAGMQAIPAQLAAGLPAGSVHLGVTVTAVSTNQVETDQGEVRARAVVVATGPRTAARLLPGLHEPDVHPVTTFYHAAETSPLGEPAMLLDGEGRGPVTHTVVISDAAPEYAPPGRALIASTVVGCGSAADPAGRDALERAVRRRLAVLYGMDTSRWDHVATYHIAEALPAMPPPHNFRRPVRLVGGLYVCGDHRASTSLQGAMVSGRRAARAVLADLGGHRVPG from the coding sequence GTGGCGGTTCCGCGAAGGGCCGATGTGGTGGTCGTGGGCGCGGGCGTGGCCGGTCTCACAGCCGCGCGGCACCTGGTCGCCGCCGGCGTCGAGGTCGCCGTCCTGGAGGCCGGGGACGCGGTTGGCGGGCGGGTCCGCACGGACCTCGTGGACGGGTTCCGGCTCGACCGCGGCTTCCAGCGGTTCAACACCGCGTTCCCAGAGCCGCGTCGCCTCCTCGACCTGGACGCGCTGGAGCTGCGGCCCCTTCATCCGGGCCTGATGGTGTACGTCGAGGGGCGCCGCCATCGGCTGGCCTACCCGCGGTGCCGCCCGCAGGACGCGCTGCCGAGCTGGCGCGCGCCGGTGGGCTCGGTCGCGGACAAGGCGCGCCTGGCGACCCTGCTGGCCCGGCTGGCGGCCATGCCAGTCGAGCGGATCCTCCAGGCGCCGGAGCGCACCACCGCCGAGGCCCTGGCGGAGCGGGGCTTCTCGCCGCGGATCGTGGAGCGGTTGCTGCGTCCCTTTCTGGCGGGACTCTTCGGCGAGACCGAACTCACCACGTCGAGCCGGTTCACCGACCTGATGCTGCGCTGCCTGGCGCGGGGCGGCGTCTGCGTGCCCGCGGCCGGCATGCAGGCGATCCCGGCCCAGCTCGCCGCCGGCCTGCCCGCCGGGTCTGTCCACCTCGGGGTCACCGTGACCGCCGTGTCCACGAACCAAGTGGAGACCGACCAGGGCGAGGTGCGCGCCCGGGCGGTGGTCGTGGCCACCGGCCCACGCACGGCCGCCCGCTTGCTGCCCGGGCTGCACGAGCCAGACGTGCACCCGGTCACCACCTTCTACCACGCGGCGGAGACCTCCCCGCTGGGCGAGCCGGCCATGCTCCTGGACGGCGAGGGTCGCGGGCCGGTCACGCACACCGTGGTGATCTCGGACGCGGCGCCCGAGTACGCGCCGCCCGGGCGGGCGCTGATCGCCTCGACCGTGGTGGGGTGCGGGTCCGCCGCGGATCCGGCCGGGCGGGACGCGCTGGAGCGGGCCGTGCGGCGGCGGCTGGCCGTGCTGTACGGCATGGACACCAGCCGATGGGACCACGTCGCCACGTACCACATCGCCGAGGCGCTGCCCGCGATGCCGCCTCCGCACAACTTCCGCCGTCCGGTACGGCTGGTCGGCGGGCTGTACGTGTGCGGGGACCACCGTGCCTCCACATCCCTGCAGGGGGCCATGGTGTCCGGCCGGCGGGCTGCCCGGGCGGTGCTCGCCGACCTGGGCGGCCACCGCGTCCCCGGCTGA
- the lipA gene encoding lipoyl synthase produces MTVAPEGRRLLRLEVRNSQTPIERKPPWIKTKLRTGPQYSELKDLVRREGLHTVCEEAGCPNIYECWEDREATFLIGGDQCTRRCDFCQIDTGKPAEYDRDEPRRVAESVKAMGLRYATVTGVARDDLPDGGAWLYAETVRQIHARVPGCGVELLIPDFNAKPDLLAEVFSAAPEVLAHNIETVPRIFKQIRPGFRYERSLEVIRQARAAGLVTKSNLILGLGEERHEISETMRDLYEAGCELLTITQYLRPSIRHHPVARWVRPEEFVELKAEAERIGFLGVMSGPLVRSSYRAGRLYQQAIAARRQAAGR; encoded by the coding sequence GTGACCGTTGCCCCGGAGGGCCGCAGGCTGCTGCGTCTGGAGGTCCGCAACAGCCAGACCCCCATCGAGCGGAAGCCGCCGTGGATCAAGACCAAGCTGCGGACCGGTCCCCAGTACAGCGAACTGAAGGACCTGGTGCGCCGCGAGGGGCTGCACACGGTGTGCGAGGAGGCCGGCTGCCCCAACATCTACGAGTGCTGGGAAGACCGTGAGGCGACCTTCCTCATCGGCGGGGACCAGTGCACCCGCCGCTGCGACTTCTGCCAGATCGACACCGGCAAGCCGGCCGAGTACGACCGGGACGAGCCCCGCCGGGTCGCCGAGTCGGTCAAGGCCATGGGGCTGCGGTACGCGACCGTGACCGGGGTCGCGCGCGACGACCTGCCGGACGGGGGCGCCTGGCTGTACGCCGAGACCGTCCGCCAGATCCACGCCCGGGTGCCCGGGTGCGGGGTGGAGCTGCTGATCCCCGACTTCAACGCCAAGCCTGACCTGCTCGCCGAGGTGTTCTCCGCCGCGCCCGAGGTGCTGGCGCACAACATCGAGACCGTGCCCAGGATCTTCAAGCAGATCCGGCCCGGGTTCCGCTACGAGCGGTCGCTGGAGGTGATCCGGCAGGCGCGCGCGGCGGGGCTGGTCACCAAGTCCAACCTGATCCTCGGTCTGGGCGAGGAGCGCCACGAGATCAGCGAGACCATGCGCGACCTGTACGAGGCCGGCTGTGAGCTGCTCACCATCACCCAGTACCTGCGGCCCTCGATCCGCCACCACCCGGTCGCGCGCTGGGTGAGGCCGGAGGAGTTCGTCGAGCTCAAGGCCGAGGCCGAGCGGATCGGCTTCCTCGGGGTGATGTCCGGCCCGCTGGTGCGCTCCTCCTACCGGGCGGGGCGGCTCTACCAACAGGCGATCGCGGCGCGTCGGCAGGCGGCCGGCCGGTAG
- a CDS encoding TIGR01777 family oxidoreductase, translating to MRIAVTGSSGLIGSTLVPALRADGHEVIRLVRRAPQAADEVRWDPRKPDGGVDVAELAGVDAVITLAGAGVGDRRWTDAYKQEIRDSRVLGTATISAAIARLDPPPRVLLAGSAVGWYGDTGSTPVDENSPPGSGFLAEVCREWEAATRPAEEAGIRTVHLRTGIVLSRHGGFLKRQLPIFRLGLGGRLGHGRQYVSFISRADEVRAIRFLLTADDVRGPVNLTAPEPVTYAEFARALGEALHRPALLRVPARALRLALGEFAEEALGGQRALPRRLLDAGFVFAHPRVTDAIQAALAEDR from the coding sequence GTGAGAATCGCGGTGACCGGCTCGTCCGGACTCATCGGGTCCACCCTGGTACCCGCGTTGCGGGCGGACGGGCATGAGGTGATCCGGCTAGTGCGGCGTGCGCCACAGGCCGCCGACGAGGTCCGCTGGGACCCGCGGAAGCCGGACGGCGGCGTGGACGTGGCCGAGCTGGCCGGCGTCGACGCCGTGATCACCCTGGCCGGCGCCGGGGTCGGGGACCGCCGCTGGACCGACGCGTACAAGCAGGAGATCCGCGACAGCCGGGTCCTGGGCACGGCCACGATCAGCGCGGCCATCGCCCGGCTCGACCCTCCGCCGCGGGTCCTGCTGGCCGGTTCGGCGGTCGGCTGGTACGGCGACACCGGCTCGACGCCGGTGGACGAGAACTCGCCCCCCGGCAGCGGTTTCCTCGCGGAGGTGTGCCGCGAGTGGGAGGCGGCGACCCGGCCGGCGGAAGAGGCCGGCATCCGGACCGTCCACCTGCGCACCGGGATCGTGCTCTCCCGGCACGGCGGGTTCCTGAAGCGGCAGCTCCCGATCTTCCGGCTGGGGCTCGGCGGGCGGCTCGGCCACGGCCGGCAGTACGTGAGCTTCATCTCGCGTGCGGACGAGGTGCGCGCGATCCGCTTCCTGTTGACCGCCGACGACGTGCGCGGCCCGGTGAACCTCACCGCGCCCGAGCCGGTGACGTACGCCGAGTTCGCCCGAGCGCTCGGGGAGGCGCTGCACCGGCCCGCGCTGTTGCGGGTGCCGGCCCGGGCGCTGCGGCTGGCGCTCGGGGAGTTCGCCGAGGAGGCCCTCGGCGGCCAGCGGGCGCTGCCGCGCCGGCTCCTGGACGCCGGGTTCGTCTTCGCACATCCGCGTGTCACCGACGCGATCCAGGCGGCGCTGGCCGAAGATCGCTGA
- a CDS encoding DUF4191 domain-containing protein produces the protein MARRAQKSRAQKSPGRLKQIVAVYRMTAQADPKVGWIVLLSGLGTLAIALVIGFVLGHPVYAAFSGLLLALLVMVIVFGRRAERAAYAQVEGQPGAAAGVLQSMRGNWDVTPAIAVNRAQDMVHCVVGRPGIVLVGEGQPGRVTNLIANQKRRMARIAGDAPIYDVIVGNGEGQVPLRKLQAYMMKLPRNLRGPEVTEVVKRLRAMPANQLPMPKGPLPKGVKIPRMPRGRMR, from the coding sequence ATGGCTAGGCGTGCGCAGAAGTCCCGGGCGCAAAAGTCCCCCGGGCGGCTGAAGCAGATCGTCGCGGTCTACCGGATGACCGCGCAGGCCGATCCCAAGGTCGGCTGGATCGTGCTGCTGTCCGGGCTCGGGACGCTGGCGATCGCCCTCGTCATCGGGTTCGTGCTGGGCCACCCGGTCTACGCGGCGTTCAGCGGCCTGCTGCTCGCGCTGCTGGTCATGGTGATCGTCTTCGGCCGGCGCGCTGAGCGGGCCGCGTACGCGCAGGTGGAGGGGCAGCCCGGCGCCGCCGCCGGGGTGCTGCAGTCGATGCGCGGCAACTGGGACGTGACCCCGGCCATCGCGGTGAACCGCGCCCAGGACATGGTCCACTGCGTGGTGGGCCGGCCCGGCATCGTGCTGGTCGGCGAGGGCCAGCCGGGCCGGGTGACGAACCTGATCGCCAACCAGAAGCGGCGCATGGCGCGCATCGCCGGGGACGCCCCGATCTACGACGTGATCGTCGGCAACGGCGAGGGCCAGGTGCCGCTGCGCAAGCTCCAGGCGTACATGATGAAGCTGCCGCGCAACCTGCGCGGGCCCGAGGTGACCGAGGTCGTGAAGCGGCTGCGGGCCATGCCGGCGAACCAACTGCCGATGCCGAAGGGGCCGCTGCCCAAGGGCGTGAAGATCCCCCGCATGCCGCGCGGCCGGATGCGCTGA